In the Plasmodium chabaudi chabaudi strain AS genome assembly, chromosome: 13 genome, one interval contains:
- a CDS encoding OPA3-like protein, putative, translating to MIPFFKIGIVLVRQISKPISGYIKKKAIENKKFKSICIFCGKKYYFFEQYIQKKFYNANLTNVNYSSYISESKSVNVGSEILGETIIFLTAALIIIAEYKRNSIKEANKELALNHKLETLKLQIKELQQENDEIMKIVLPHKQNSRDNRNFEVEHTNFFKGIYYKIMGQPTETTNYDQTVKNEDEKKNENTNKSD from the coding sequence atgatccccttttttaaaatcggAATTGTATTAGTAAGACAAATAAGTAAACCTATATCCGgctatataaagaaaaaggccatagaaaataaaaaatttaaaagtatatgtatattttgtggaaaaaaatattatttttttgaacaatacatccaaaaaaaattttataacgCCAATTTAACCAATGTTAATTATAGTTCTTATATAAGTGAAAGTAAATCGGTGAATGTAGGTAGTGAAATACTTGGTGAAaccatcatatttttaacagcagctttaattattattgctgaatataaaagaaatagtATAAAGGAAGCAAACAAAGAATTAGCGTTAAATCATAAATTAGAAACCTtaaaattacaaataaaagaGTTACAACAAGAGAATGAtgaaattatgaaaattgtattaccacataaacaaaatagcAGAGACAATAGAAACTTTGAAGTTGAacatacaaatttttttaagggAATTtactataaaattatggGTCAACCTACCGAAACAACAAATTATGATCAAACAGTAAAAAACGAAgatgaaaagaaaaatgaaaatacaaataaaagtGACTAA
- a CDS encoding biotin--protein ligase 2, putative: MKEEIIMYEKVYCAHNTHRYHFDELDSTQLYCKRNMKKFIEDMKKKNFDNMIAVSCNLQTNGIGTKNTKKNINRLWVSERGNLFVSFAFLWEKNKIETLKCLSQVSTVAISKTLEYYNLKCQIKWINDVLINYKKIAGCLINIYYLNNETKQMCCPNSCSIKNDYVYVIAGIGINIDLIDQNNLLNNNFTSIKNEINTDSAGTIVFVPSVEDTTEKLIENFYDAINNFKNGGFSSFLDYITLRLLYKSKKVKIDQDNNQVIGYLKGMEDDGTLILVDDNNRIIHVNNGHMYLYDQIEKT, from the coding sequence atgaaagaagaaataattatgtatgAAAAAGTTTATTGTGCTCATAATACCCACAGGTACCATTTCGATGAGTTAGACTCAACGCAATTGTATTGTAAAAGGAATATGAAAAAGTTTATAGaagatatgaaaaaaaaaaattttgataatatgaTAGCGGTTAGTTGTAATTTACAAACAAATGGAATAGgaacaaaaaatactaaaaaaaatataaatagatTATGGGTATCTGAGAGAggtaatttatttgtatccTTTGCATTCTTatgggaaaaaaataaaattgaaactCTCAAATGTTTATCTCAAGTTTCGACTGTTGCTATTAGTAAAACATtagaatattataatttaaagtGCCAAATAAAATGGATAAATGATGTtctaattaattataaaaaaattgcagGTTGTCTAATTAACATATACTATTTAAACAATGaaacaaaacaaatgtGTTGCCCCAATTCTTgttcaataaaaaatgattatgtATATGTTATAGCAGGAATaggaataaatatagacTTAATagatcaaaataatttattaaataataattttacttccattaaaaatgaaataaataccGACTCGGCAGGTACTATTGTATTCGTGCCTAGTGTAGAAGACACAACTGAAAAGTTGATTGAAAATTTCTATGATgcaattaataattttaaaaatggtgggttttcatcattcttagattatataacattacggcttttatataaatcaaaaaaagtaaaaatagaTCAGGATAATAATCAAGTTATTGGATATTTAAAAGGGATGGAAGATGATGGAACCCTTATTTTGGtggatgataataataggATTATTCATGTGAATAATGGGCACATGTATCTTTACGATCAAATAGAGAAgacataa
- a CDS encoding ubiquitin carboxyl-terminal hydrolase isozyme L3, putative: MTKRKIWIPIESNPDSLYLYSCKLGQQKLSFVDIYGFSSDLLDMIPKPVHAIIFLYPIKDDMDNNIGSSHINTTNGDSGIWFIKQTVPNSCGTIALLHMLANLRNTFPLDKDSVLDTFFTKVDQLKPEGRAMEFENNDIIEQLHHEFSGSDLNAGESIDVDTHFIAFLEINGMLVELDGRKNHPIIHGQTTSANFVYDAGKLIQDNFINKYQDCHSFSALAVVPTNVV, from the exons atgacaaaaagaaaaatatggataCCAATAGAATCGAATCCCGATTCGTTGTATTTGTACTCTTGTAAACTTGGACAACAAAAGTTGAGTTTTGTAGACATTTATGGTTTTAGCAGCGATTTATTAGATATG ATACCTAAACCTGTTCACGCAATAATATTCTTATATCCAATAAAGGATGATATG GATAATAACATTGGGTCAAGTCACATAAATACAACAAATGGTGATAGCGGCATTTGGTTCATAAAacaa ACCGTCCCCAATTCTTGCGGTACTATAGCACTTTTGCATATGCTTGCAAATTTGAGGAATACATTTCCATTAG ATAAAGATTCTGTATTGGacacattttttactaAAGTTGACCAACTAAAACCGGAAGGACGCGCAAtg gaaTTTGAGAATAACGATATTATTGAACAATTGCACCATGAGTTTTCGGGAAGTGATTTAAATGCAGGAGAAAGTATTGAT GTTGACACACATTTTATTGCGTTCTTAGAAATAAATGGAATGCTAGTCGAATTG GATGGAAGAAAAAATCACCCTATAATCCATGGCCAAACCACAAGTGCCAATTTTGTATAc GATGCTGGAAAATTAATTCAAGATAACTTTATAAACAAGTATCAAGATTGCCACAGTTTTTCTGCCCTTGCAGTCGTACCAACTAATGTAGTGTAA
- a CDS encoding FYVE and coiled-coil domain-containing protein, putative, giving the protein MGHYQDKRFNTSISAPQFGEAENIITDKRGHWVPDEEVTNCYSCNVVFNVRVRKHHCRACGNVFCSNCSDNKIKISEYGYSEKVRVCDKCFVERSSTQTLLLQEDLGARKQINQDLKKALSEKMAMVERFKTFLIEFDSEILNNTDNTNDVHSLLQRGEQGLKDLNDRIKSYDNIIENQKKELESLKKEKEQKTQLNKILNQRNHEIQQKNLNIKSLIKEKNELTMVKEESESIINSYKKQVEKLIIRCNKLELENKNKSQFNTNHSFSNSSSMSFRQNSNNLHDHAMSISYTVSQGPEDERGDDHCCSYCQRSGCAIM; this is encoded by the coding sequence atggggCACTATCAAGATAAAAGATTTAACACGAGTATTTCAGCGCCACAATTTGGGGAAgctgaaaatataataacagATAAAAGAGGGCATTGGGTACCTGATGAGGAAGTAACAAATTGTTATAGCTGCAATGTAGTTTTTAATGTCAGAGTAAGAAAACATCACTGTCGAGCTTGTGGAAATGTGTTTTGCTCAAACTGTtcagataataaaataaaaataagtgaATATGGCTATTCAGAAAAAGTTCGAGTTTGTGATAAATGTTTTGTTGAAAGATCTTCAACAcaaacattattattacaagaAGATTTAGGAGCaagaaaacaaattaatcaagatttaaaaaaagcacTAAGTGAAAAAATGGCTATGGTCGAAAGatttaaaacttttttaatagaaTTTGATAgtgaaattttaaataatactgATAATACGAATGATGTTCATTCATTATTACAAAGAGGGGAACAAGGATTAAAAGATTTAAACGATCGAATAAAATcttatgataatataattgaaaatcaaaaaaaagaattagaatctttaaaaaaagaaaaagaacaaaaaacacaattaaataaaatattaaatcaaAGAAATCATGAAatacaacaaaaaaatttaaatattaaaagtttaataaaagaaaaaaatgaattaactATGGTAAAAGAAGAATCTGAAAGTATtattaattcatataaaaaacaagttgaaaaattaattattcgATGTAATAAACTGGAacttgaaaataaaaataaatcacaATTTAATACCAATCATTCCTTTAGTAATAGTAGTTCGATGTCTTTTCGacaaaattcaaataatttgcACGATCATGCAATGAGCATATCCTATACCGTTTCTCAGGGTCCAGAAGATGAACGGGGCGATGACCATTGTTGCAGTTATTGCCAAAGAAGTGGATGTGCTATTATGTGA
- a CDS encoding rhoptry protein, putative: MLTSKDMRSWTMRRFLCFSIGTATIIYALLLIVLSILMITHMSHYNETLFIIIAIFNCICSILIFISITHKNAFTAYIAYNIVIMNYMIEAIEFLICFYHTSTSHSVQWYYDNFDWHRKILYNYNMYYGILEMTIHIFLFLISFFVIKLVWSFYRILQIGGNIFSFQKAEDIERIIHGTHYYSYGTVAHIHDY, from the coding sequence atgctaaCGTCAAAGGATATGAGAAGTTGGACGATGAGAAGATTTTTATGCTTCTCTATAGGAACAGCAACAATAATATACGCATTGCTTTTAATAGTATTGTCAATTCTTATGATAACTCATATGTCACATTATAACgaaacattatttataataatagctatttttaattGCATATGCtcaatattaatatttatatcaataacacataaaaatgcatttacagcatatatagcatataatatagttataatgaattatatgATTGAAGCGATAGAATTTTTGATATGTTTTTATCACACAAGTACAAGTCATAGTGTCCAGTGGTATTACGATAATTTTGATTGGCatcgaaaaatattatataattataatatgtattatgGTATTTTAGAAATGacaattcatatttttttatttttaatatccttttttgttataaaattagTATGGAGCTTTTATAGAATTTTACAAATAGGAgggaatattttttcttttcaaaAAGCAGAAGATATTGAACGAATTATACATGGCAcacattattattcttaTGGAACAGTTGCGCATATTCATGATTATTGA
- a CDS encoding 60S ribosomal protein L29, putative: MAKSKNHTNHNQNRKAHRNGIKKPKSHKFMSRKGLDPKFFRNQKYCLKGMIKKQKELKEQGKGKEKQGKKK; this comes from the exons ATGGCCAAGTCAAAAAATCATACCAATCATAATCAG aatagAAAGGCACACAGAAATGGAATTAAGAAGCCCAAGTCTCATAAATTTATGTCACGCAAAGGG TTGGATCCAAAATTCTTTAGAAATCAAAAATACTGTTTAAAAGGAAtgattaaaaaacaaaaagaattaaaagaacaaggaaaaggaaaagaaaaacaagGAAAGAAAAAGTAA
- a CDS encoding bax inhibitor 1, putative: MDFLKQIRRRQREINLSNIFNFSPLTNDEKNHLIKIYGLLAFGTMITALSCYIDIAIFKIPRFIASIASLFCSFALASSCTYARYNDTQTSSKTKLLYFLGISSSIGILLSDYIAYINRLNPSILPLAFFGSLSIFSCFSLSAIFSKNRISLFIGTVLCAVCSYVSLISFMNFFIRSRFIDTTLLYLGFFMYMGFVLFDTQLTLFDFRRGNKDYIMHAVCLYLDLVGLFTHILRILGNKEEKKKK, encoded by the exons ATGGATTTTTTGAAGCAAATAAGAAGACGCCAGAGGGAAATCAACttatcaaatatttttaacttttcCCCACTAACAAATGATGAGAAAAATcacttaataaaaatatatggcCTGTTGGCATTCGGGACTATGATAACAGCTTTGAGTTGTTATATTGATAtagctatttttaaaattccAAGATTTATAGCATCCATAGCTAgcttattttgttcattcGCCTTAGCCTCATCATGCACTTATGCACGTTATAACGATACCCAAACATCATCAAAaactaaattattatattttttgggtATATCATCATCCATTGGAATTTTATTAAGTGATTATATTGCTTATATTAATCGTTTGAACCCATCTATTTTACCGTTGGCCTTTTTCGGAAGTTTATCCATATTCTCATGCTTTTCCCTGTCtgctatattttcaaaaaatag aatttctttatttattggaACTGTCTTATGTGCCGTATGCTCCTATGTATCCCTAATTTCTTTTATGaacttttttataagaTCAAGATTTATCGATACAACCTTATTGTATCTTGGATTCTTTATGTATATGGG atttgtattatttgaCACCCAACTTACTTTGTTTGATTTCCGTAGAGGAAACAAAGATTACATA aTGCACGCCGTTTGTTTATATCTCGATTTAGTTGGACTCTTTACACATATATTGAGAATATTAGgaaataaagaagaaaagaaaaaaaaataa
- a CDS encoding kelch domain-containing protein, putative: MANCIDKKKSTSYIIQNSEHSESTESVKSRNSIINGNVLRWHRLSCSSIKDIKNELENEQKTDASESNISYSNSSNITKDRDISIDKDSWYYLEKNKVASVLYKNCIYIFGGYIPKERLNYFYKYNIVENKWIKMINNNCPLKSENNSAFLYKNKMYILWEYNGKRRWSNDLYYFDFNKETWGIMKIKKTKKINNTYCPPSTLFGFSISVDDVSGLVYIFGGYNEKQLSNELYILNLNHKNWIKAKQTGDIPNPRAYTIGHIFDGYFYIFGGYNGERCLNSFYEYHIKSGIWTKIKYNINTEISDKNSNEDIKNIKKKTKSYTYCNNKEDKLPMPRCLMGSFLYNKCIYILGGYNTNFCDNLYDFYKYNIHERTWEKLTTENNYSQNNMNVHFYKNVIYCIGNFNDKNILNNIYALKLENIYVEPSGLLDHYKSMVNNSSFSDVVFILQDRHIYGCRNILSSRCHYFKTLFNIHISEKNKKIIINGINKIVDTNLHDPMIYIPINDINYDEFLIIIDYLYTDNLPTDCTLEMYIQILILAINKFHLFRLAQLCEQAVTNKIDRYNAFNILFISYRNNSKQLCKFCIDFIIHNNLLDKEKINMLTLEPHLLGEFYKKSLYNDIS, from the coding sequence atggcaAATTGTATcgacaaaaaaaagtctACATCATATATTATCCAGAATAGTGAGCATTCTGAAAGTACTGAAAGTGTTAAAAGTAGAAATAGTATTATAAATGGAAATGTTTTAAGATGGCACAGACTTAGTTGTTCTTcaataaaagatataaagAATGAATTGGaaaatgaacaaaaaaCGGATGCATCAGAAAGTAATATATCCTATTCTAATAGTAGCAATATAACTAAGGATAGAGACATAAGTATTGATAAGGATAGTTGGTATTATCtcgaaaaaaacaaagttGCATCcgtattatataaaaattgtatatatatatttggtGGATATATACCAAAGGAAAGACtgaactatttttataaatataatatagttgaaaataaatggaTTAAGAtgattaataataattgtccattaaaaagtgaaaataattcagcttttttatataaaaataaaatgtatatattatgggAGTATAATGGGAAAAGGAGATGGTCAaatgatttatattatttcgattttaataaagaaacatggggaattatgaaaataaaaaaaactaaaaaaataaataatacatattgtCCACCTTCAACCTTATTTGGCTTTTCAATATCTGTTGACGATGTGTCTGGTTTGGTGTACATATTTGGGGGATACAACGAAAAACAATTAAgtaatgaattatatattttaaatttaaatcatAAGAATTGGATTAAAGCAAAACAAACTGGTGATATTCCTAATCCTAGGGCATATACAATAGGTCATATATTTGATGGatacttttatatttttggaGGATATAACGGAGAAAGGTGCTTAAATtctttttatgaatatcatataaaatcTGGAATATGgacaaaaattaaatataatataaatacagaAATATCAGATAAAAACTCGAATGaggatattaaaaatattaaaaaaaaaacaaaaagttATACATATTGTAATAACAAAGAAGACAAATTACCAATGCCTAGATGCTTGATGGggtcttttttatataataaatgtatatatatattaggaGGATATAATACTAATTTTTGTGATAATTTATacgatttttataaatataatattcatgAAAGGACATGGGAAAAATTGACCacagaaaataattactcacaaaataatatgaatgttcatttttataaaaatgttatatattgtattggaaattttaatgataaaaatattttaaataacatatatgcattaaagctagaaaatatatatgttgaACCTTCAGGATTATTAGATCATTATAAAAGTATGGTTAAtaattcttcattttctgatgttgtttttattttacaagaTCGACATATTTATGGGTgcagaaatattttatcatcaagatgccattattttaaaacactatttaatattcatatttcagaaaaaaataaaaaaataataattaacggaataaacaaaatagtaGACACAAATCTTCATGATCCTATGATTTATATACCAATTAACGACATAAATTATgatgaatttttaattattattgatTATCTTTATACAGACAATTTGCCCACTGATTGCACACTTgaaatgtatatacaaattttaatattagcTATAAACAAGTTTCACTTATTTAGATTAGCACAATTATGCGAGCAAGCtgttacaaataaaatagatcGATATAAtgcttttaatattttatttataagttatagaaataattcaaaacaATTATGCAAATTCTGCattgattttattatacacaataatttattggacaaagaaaaaattaatatgctTACATTAGAACCTCATTTATTGGGGgagttttataaaaaatctctatataatgatattaGCTAG
- a CDS encoding pyridoxal 5'-phosphate synthase, putative, protein MCMHKFNILRNENLELHNIHNTVTCTMKITYLSQALAKTIDDELMSDEVGYTTSQLMELAGLSISQIIFKNYDLVNFKKIIICCGPGNNGGDGLVAARHLKEFGYDVTVVYLKENNKILFKGLLKLLEHYEIPVLRSITLDEMCNYDLIVDAIFGFSFSGAPRSPFDALISMINNSKKAVVSIDVPSGTNIDNGANNVELCVESEMNISLMLPKEGLRNYTKKHFLGGRFLPASIIKKYNLDVPHFEGYNSYIQL, encoded by the exons atgtgtatgcaCAAGTTCAATATTCTTAGGaatgaaaatttagaactgcataatatacataacaCTGTTACATGCACAATGAAAATAACA tATTTGTCTCAGGCATTAGCCAAAACCATAGATGATGAATTAATGAGTGATGAGGTTGGATACACAACTAGCCAATTGATGGAGCTAGCTGGCCTTTCTATCTcccaaataattttcaaaaattatgatcttgtaaattttaaaaaaattataatttgttgTGGCCCTGGTAATAATGGAGGTGACGGATTAGTAGCAGCTCGCCATTTGAAAGAATTTGGATATGATGTCACAGTTGTTTACCTTAAggaaaataacaaaatccTATTCAag gGTTTGTTAAAATTACTTGAGCATTATGAAATTCCTGTTTTGAGATCAATAACACTGGatg aAATGTGCAATTATGATTTAATTGTGGATGCAATATTTGGTTTTAGTTTTTCCGGTGCGCCTCGTAGCCCTTTTGATGCCCTGATTAGT ATGattaataattcaaaaaaagcAGTTGTATCAATCGATGTTCCATCAGGCACAAACATAGACAAcg GGGCAAACAATGTTGAACTTTGTGTTGAGTCAGAAATGAACATATCGCTCATGCTACCTAAAGAAGGTCTAAggaattatacaaaaaaacatttctTGGGAGGACGATTTTTACCAGC ctctataataaaaaaatataatttggaTGTACCTCATTTCGAAG gATACAACTCATACATTCAATTGTAG